A genomic window from Diospyros lotus cultivar Yz01 chromosome 2, ASM1463336v1, whole genome shotgun sequence includes:
- the LOC127794406 gene encoding uncharacterized protein LOC127794406 isoform X2 encodes MTDEHKSITFLCTDNPFAKLPDHLLIEIFIRVPISEWVQISCVKKQWAKLFQEECLWQAALLRNFPLAGHAKRWPGPIPQGLSRRFTSDVHSLFFRRYTALYISKHIFSLDDEFNEIVGHTYLFLKEQLEISTMPPPAGILHGTIIDQFIACGKSRDKANELASYIWLAVIDNLEENEETFLLLKRLALEGDVFLPYPYSRSQQVQWRVFEKLFTDFRDCFNHQDYCDMLARAKLRFQPIPSTWLGY; translated from the exons ATGACAGACGAGCACAAAAGTATCACATTCCTTTGTACTGATAATCCTTTTGCAAAGCTTCCAGATCATCTATTGATAGAAATTTTTATCCGGGTTCCCATTTCAGAATGGGTGCAAATATCATGCGTGAAAAAGCAGTGGGCTAAACTGTTTCAGGAAGAATGTTTGTGGCAGGCTGCCCTTCTCAGGAATTTTCCTTTGGCTGGCCATGCTAAAAGGTGGCCTGGACCCATCCCCCAAGGATTAAGCAGAAG GTTTACATCTGATGTTCACTCTCTATTCTTCAGGAGGTATACTGCTTTATATATCAGTAAGCACATCTTTTCACTTGATGATGAATTCAATGAGATTGTGGGCCATACTTATTTGTTTCTAAAGGAGCAACTTGAAATTTCAACCATGCCGCCTCCTGCTGGTATACTTCATGGTACTATTATAG ATCAGTTTATTGCTTGTGGTAAGTCACGCGACAAGGCCAACGAGCTTGCCTCATACATCTGGTTAGCCGTTATTGATAATTTGGAGGAAAACGAGGAAACATTTCTTTTACTCAAACGCCTGGCGCTAGAGGGAGAT GTATTTCTACCATATCCATACTCAAGATCACAACAGGTCCAGTGGAGGGTGTTTGAGAAGCTGTTTACAGATTTCCGCGACTGCTTCAATCACCAAGACTATTGTGACATGTTGGCTCGGGCAAAGCTTAGATTTCAGCCAATTCCGTCCACTTGGTTAGGTTACTAG
- the LOC127794406 gene encoding uncharacterized protein LOC127794406 isoform X1 produces the protein MEVSFLLQCPPPPPPHPTRAFSGSLRFKYRYAAPKLVVKAAGGGGGRISATTVPARDRVIDFGRHKGKMLGSLSSTYLRWLSNNLRAGDFVEWARLADQVLADAVYRDRIEWEFAQKVLDGNVVSSRSSSSSPSAVSELLEISERFGWDNDDKAAWSNINFALLGTSKGGRIPRRLSPPSPNRNRPPERELSEKSDRKEARMGGERRRERRERMRLKRRGNSPATETETSMSVSVGFGNGSRCGDDEANNRDRDPMVDNRRGPFPGRQSLLDRVLGNNSPKRPFR, from the coding sequence ATGGAAGTGTCGTTCCTCCTCCAAtgccctcctcctcctcctcctcatcctaCTAGGGCTTTTTCAGGCTCTCTCAGATTCAAATACAGATATGCTGCCCCCAAACTTGTTGTGAAGGCGGCcggtggcggcggcggccgAATATCGGCAACAACAGTGCCGGCGCGTGACCGAGTCATAGATTTCGGGAGACACAAGGGCAAGATGCTGGGATCCCTGTCCTCCACCTACCTCCGGTGGCTCTCCAACAACCTCAGAGCCGGCGACTTTGTGGAATGGGCCAGGCTCGCGGACCAGGTCCTCGCCGACGCAGTTTACAGAGACCGAATCGAGTGGGAGTTCGCGCAGAAAGTCCTGGACGGCAACGTCGTCTCCTCCAGGTCGTCGTCGTCCTCGCCATCGGCCGTGTCCGAGCTGCTCGAGATCAGCGAGAGGTTCGGCTGGGACAACGACGACAAGGCCGCTTGGAGCAACATCAACTTTGCACTTCTTGGCACCTCCAAAGGGGGTCGAATTCCCAGGCGGCTCTCCCCTCCTTCTCCGAATCGGAATAGGCCGCCGGAGAGAGAATTGAGCGAGAAATCAGACAGAAAAGAAGCGAGGATGGGCGGAGAGAGGAGACGGGAGAGGAGAGAACGGATGAGGCTGAAGAGGAGGGGCAACTCGCCAGCGACGGAGACGGAGACCAGCATGTCGGTGTCGGTGGGGTTCGGAAACGGAAGCAGATGCGGTGATGATGAGGCGAACAATAGGGATCGGGATCCCATGGTGGACAATCGCCGCGGTCCCTTTCCTGGACGCCAGTCACTTTTGGACAGGGTGCTCGGTAACAACAGCCCTAAAAGACCGTTCCGGTAG